Genomic segment of Chloroflexota bacterium:
CGCCAGCAGCACATCGTACAGCAGCCGGCGTCACAGGCTACGCACGGACACGCCGGAGGACACGGACGCGCGGCAGCCTCAGCCGCTCTCCGCCACCTGCCGCGCATGCTCCACCTGGACCGGGTCCGCGCAGAGGATCAGGATGTCGTCCTCCACCAGCACGCGGTCCGGCGGCGGGTTGAAGATGTGGTGACGGTCGCCGGCCGCCCGCATCGCGAACACGATGGTGCCGGTGCGGGCCTGCATGTCGAGTGCGCCGAGCGTCTTGCCGGCCCCGCCCACGCCGACTCGCACCTCCTGCACCCGGATCGGGCTTGGCTCGCGGAGCATCGCGTCCAGGACGCTGACGACGTGGGGCCGCAGCATCTCCGAGGCGATCCGCAGCGCCCCGATCCGCGAGGTCGAGACGACGGCGTCCGCACCGACCTTCTGCAGGCGCGCGTTGGCGTCGTCGGCGATGACCCGCGTCACGATCCGCATGTTCGGGTTCAGATCGCGCGCCGTCAGCAGCGTGAACAGGTTGTCTTTGTCGGCCGGCATGCAGGCGGCCAGCCCGAACGCCTGCTCGACGCCGGCGTGCTTGAGCACCTCGACATCGGTCGCGTCGCCGGCGATGGTCAGGATGGTCGGATCGCGCTTGCGGAGCGTTTGCAGCCGGCCGTCGTCCAGCTCGATCACGACGAACGGCATCTCGGCCTTCGTCAGCTCCTCCGCGATGTGCCGCCCGGTCTGGCCGCCGCCGCAGACGATGACATGGTTCTTGAGGGCGCAGATCTGCCGTTCCATACGTCGGCGCTCCCAGACATCAGAGACGGTGCCCTCGACCCAGAGCGCCGTCATGGTGCTGAAGCCGTAGGCGACCACGCCCACGCCGGCCACGATCAGCACCATCGTGAACGCCCGGCCGGCCATCGACAACGGGTAGACCTCGCCGTAGCCGATGGTCGCCAGGGTGATGACGGTCATGTAGAGACCGTCGAAGAGGCTCCACCCTTCGATGACGACGTAGCCGAGTGTGCCGACGACGCCGACGACCATCAGCAGCAGCCAGACCTGCCCTACGCGCTGTTGGAGTGTCATCAGTCACCCCAGATTGCAGCCGCCCTCGCCGGGACCACACTGACCGTAAAGAGATGTCACCCCGACCGCGGCGAGGAACGAGCGGAGTGGAGGGATCTTCTCCTCTCGTGGCGTGGGGGAAGATCCCTCGACTCCACTCGCAAGCTCGTTCCGCTCGGGATGACGGGGTAGGAAGTCGCAAGCCCTGCCCTGCGCCTGTCGAATGGGTCGTTCCGCTCAGGATGACGGAAGCCTTCACCTGTGGCGTTGTCGTCGAGCATCGGGTGTTCGAGGTCTGCCTCCCCCAGCCATCCTGGAGACCGGTCAACCTTCAGCTTGCGCCGCAGGCCGGGTCCACATCCCCGGTCACGCTGTTCCCCTGCACCGTCAGCGTTCCCGGATTGTCGCCGCAGCGCAGCTCGCCGCCAATCGTGTTCTCGGTGATCTCGATCCCGTCGCCGTTGCTCGTCAGCAGCAGCGCCCCGCCTATCGTCGTCTTGTTGACGGTCACGCCGCCGGCCGTCCCGACGACGGTCAGCGAGCCGGCCACGTCGCTCGTCCGCACCGCGACGGGGCCGCCGCCTTCGGCCAGCAGCTCGCCCATCAGCCGCGAGCCGTCAATCGTGATGGCCTGGCCGCCCTCGGACTTGACGTTCCCCGCCACTGTCGTGCCCATCAGTTGCAGCGTGCCGCCGGGCTTCACCTCGATGTTCCCGAAGTGCTGGGCGTTCTCCAGCGAGCAGGTCACCCCTGGCGGCACGATCAGGTCGCCGGCCGTGGCCGAGCCGAGCGCCGGCTGGACGCGCGGCACGTTGACGACGATCGGGCCGCTCCGGGCCAGCGGCGGACAGCCCCCCTGCATCTCCGCCGTCCTCGGCCACAGGGCGCCGGCAACCGCCATCAGGCAGACCAGCAGCAGTCGGTACGCAACCTGTCGTTTCCCGTTCATGGTCATGATCCGTTCTCTCCGCGCACGCTTCTACAGCCGGCCGCGCTCGCCATGTCTGCCTGCGGGGCTGCCCGCGGGCGCTCGCTCCGCCGCCTCCCGGACCCGCAGCACCTTGTAGACGGCCACGGGCGTCACCCGGCCTTTGACGTAGATCGAGCCGAGGCCTTCGACCTCCACGTCGTCGTGCACCAGCTGGTAGGTGTCGTCGGTGATGAGCACCTCGCCGGCCCGCGCCTCGCCCTCCAGCCGCGCGGCGACGTTCACCACGTCCCCGATGGCCGTGTAGCTCTTGACGTCGGGCGACCCGATCATCCCGACGATACCCGATCCAGTGTTGATGCCGATGCCGAACGACGCCCGATGCCCTTCTGGGGCGGGCCGCTCGGCAAACCGCTTCTGCATCGCCAGGGCCGCCCTGACGGCCTGGAGGGCGTGGTTCTCCAGCGGCGCGGGCGCGCCGAACAGCGCCATGACGGCGTCGCCGATGTACTTGTCGATGCTGCCCTTGTGCTCCAGGATCACGTCGGTGGCCGCCCCGAGGTAGCCGTTCAGGATCTCGACCACGTCCTCGGGCGGCAACCGCTCAGACAGGCCCGTGAAGCCGCGAATGTCCGCGAACATGATCGTCAGCGTGCGGCGGTCGCCCCCGAACCCGGAGCCTTCCCCGCCGATCCGCAGGACTTCCTGCAGCACGTCTGGCGACATCATCCCGCCGAAGATCCGCATGATCCGCTCGCGCTCGGCGCCGGCCTCGCGCCGCTCCCGTTCGAGCCGCGCCAGGAAGGTCCGGTCTTCGAGCGCCAGCACGTAGCCGACCGTCCCGCCGGCGTCGTCCTTGAGCGGCGAGAGGCGGTGTTCGAAGTGGACGTAGCCGCGCCCGCGCAGCTCGCCCACCATGTCGAAGCCCTGGATCGTCACGCCGGGATCGTCGCCGGAGCCGGCGAACGGCGCGCCGAGGGCCAGCATGAAGCGCGGTGGCAAGATGCTGCCGAGCGGCGTCCCGACCACGGCGGATGGATCCACCAGCAGCATCTCGGCGGCGGCGCGGTTGCAACTGGTGATGACGCCCTCGCGGTCAACTGCGATGATCCCGCTGCTGACACTCCTGAGGATGCGGTCCTGGGCCGTCTGCAGCGAGCCGATCTGGCGGACCTGCTGCTCGTAGCGCGCCCGCAGCTGGGCGCTGTCGATAGCCGCCGCGCTGAGGCTGGCGAACGTCGTCAGCAGGTCGAGATCCACCAGCGTGAACGCCGTGCCCACGCTCGGGGCGTCGGCGTAGAGCGCCCCGATGCAGCGCTCGCCAGCGACCAGCGGCACACACAGCGCCGCACCCTGACCCAGATCGTGACCCGAGCCATGACCGGCGTGATGGCCGTGACCGTGCCCGTTGGCCGAGACCTGGACCCCCAGCCCGGGATCGGCCACGACGGCGTCGCCGGCCAGGATCGGCTGGCCGCTCTGGAGCACCTGCTCGACCAGCCGCGCGGGAGTGCTGTGGTCGGCATCGGGGCGTGCGTCCAGGTCGGCAGCCAGGTCGGCGGCCGTCAGCCCGCGTCCGGCCGCGAAGACCGGGCGGGCGGCCGGCTCGTCCGCGAGCAGGATGGCGGCCCGCCGCGCCTCGGCCACCGCGAGCGCGCCGGCCAGGATGGCGTCCAGCGTCTCGGCGAGGCCGGGGTGCGAGCCGATCCACCGCGCCGCCGTCGAGAGCACGGCCAGCCGGCTGACCGGCGGCTCAGGATGCATGCCCGAGGCTGCGTGGCCCCTCGTCGCCGGCATCGCGCCGCCCAGGCCCGCCGCTGACGGACGGCCGGACGGGCCGGTAGACAGGTTGGAAGCCGGGTGGGCAGACGAGTCAATCGGCCAGGGCGACGCCGGTGGCAACGGGGGCGACGTGCTGGACAGCGGAGGCGCCATCGTGGTGGCCTGCCCGGTGCCCCACTCGCGTCCCTCATGTTCCGGGAGCGCCGCGATCTCCACGATCCCGACGGTGATGTTGTCGGTGCCGCCGCGCTGGTTTGCCAGCTCCAGGAGACGGTGCGCTGTCATCCGCGGGTCGCCCTGGCTGCCGATCCGCAGCAGCTCGGCGTCCGCGACGTGCCGGAACAGCCCGTCCGAGCAGAGCAGCAGCCGGTCGCCAGCCATCAGCCGCTCGTGGAAGAGGTCTGGCTGGACGGTCGGCCGGTTCCCCAGGCAGCGCAGCAGCGTGTGGCGGCCGGGATGGTGCTCGGCCTCGTCGGGGCGCAGCCGCCCGAGCCGGACCTCCTCGGCGGCGAGGGTGTGGTCCCGGGTGATCTGGCGGATCGTGCCCGCCCGCAGCAGGTACGCTCGGCAGTCGCCGGCCGCGAGGATCCAGGTCTCACCATCGCGCAGCACCGCCGCCACGACGGTCGTGGCCCACCGCTTCTCGGCGGGCCGCGCCTGCTGCCCAAGCTCCCAGAGCCGCTGGTTGGCCTGCTGGGCCGCCGTCTGAAGCGTCGCGCCGTAGTCCTGCCCCGAGTGGTCCCAGCCGGCCCGCAGGAACGTCTCGACGGCCAGCCGGGCGGCGTCGCGGCCGGTCCCATGCTGGCTGAGGCCGTCCGCCACGATCCAGACGGAAGGATGTCCGGCGGCCTCGCCGGCCTCGTCGGGATCGAGCGAGCCGCACCAGTCCTCGTTGACGGGGCGCAGCCGGCCAGGATCGGAGACGATTGCGCCGCGTGCCTGGAAGGTTGTCAGGGCGAACATCTGCGTACCACCAATCGCCAAGCCGCACGAGCAGAAGTGCTATCGGAGGGCCCTCACCCGCCAGCCCCCTCCGCTGCGCGGCACGCCGTCATGGCTCATACCGGCCTCCCGATGGTCGTCGGGCGGGGGGCCGGCGTCGGCGTGTAGGACGCCAGCCGCTGCCGCGCCTCTGGCCGCCCGGGGATCACGTTCTGGGCGCGGGTCAGCACCGGGAACGCGCCGTTGCGGTCGCCGGCCGCGATGAGCCGGTCAGCTTTCGCGATCAGCAGCGCGTACAGTTTCTCGCGGGTGTCGCGGAAGCCGGCGTCCACCTGCATGATCGCTTCGAGCGCGGCGATGGCCGCCTCGTCGTCGCGGCCCCAGGCGGCCTCCATCCGGGCGTAGTGGCGGGCCAGCGTCACCTGCTGCTGGCCGCTCAGGGCGTCGCCGTCGTTCGGCGCGAGCCGCAACGCCTGCTCGAAGCGGGCGGCGCTCTCGTCGAGGCGGCCGGCCTCCAGCAACCGGCTTCCGTGCGCCACGTAGAGCTTGCGAAGCGTCTCGTGGATGTCGTCCATCACCGCGCCATCAACCTGCACCTCGGGATCCCCGAGCATCGTCTCCAGGCGGGAGATCGCGCCGGTCAGGTCGCCGCCTTCAGCCGCCTGCTGGGCCTGCACGACGCGGTCGCCGGGCGGGATCGAGGTCGGGGTGGGCACGGCGGCCGGCAGGGGTGTGGGTACAGCAGTGGGTGGGGACGTGGGGGCGGCAGCCGGTGCGGCGACAGTCTGCGACGCAGACGGCGTGGCTGGGACAGGGGTTGTCTGCTCTTCCACGGCCGGCGCGGGCGTCGCCATCGTCGTGCCCACCGTGCTCACCGCGACGGGCGTCCCCGGGCCAACCATCCGTTCGAGCAGGCCCACCTGATGCAGCACCAGCAGCCCGCCGAACAGCACCACGATCAGCACGATGACCAGCGCAAACGCCACCAGCCAGGAGTTGACGAGCGGCGCGCGCCGGCCGTCCACGGGGAAGCCGGTCGGCGTCATCACGTCCGCGCCGTACAGCATGACCGGCCCCGTCGGGATGCTGCCAGGGTAGCTGGCAGCCTGGGCCGGCAGTGGGGAGGGGGCTGGGGCCGGGGTGTAGGCCGGCGCGGTACTCGGCGGGCCGGCCTGGACCGGGGGCGGCGTTGCCGTCACGACGGCCCGCGGCTGGTACGCGGGCAGCGACGGCGGATAGCCCGGGGGCTGGCAGCTCTCGGGTTGGTAGCTCGTCGGCTGCTGGTAGCCCTGCGGCAGCGGCCCGGCCACCGGCGGCCACGCCGAGACGGGCGAGGCTGCCGCTGCTGGCGTCCCCCAGGCCGGGGCCGGCGCTTGATTCGGAGACGGCGTCTGGCGGGGCGGTGGCGCTGGCGTGGCGACCGTCGGCTCGTAGAGGCTCGTCTCGCCTGCGCCTGCGCCTGCTGCCGCCTCATGGCCGGCCGGCGACGTGCCGGTCAACGCATCGCGCGTGGCGTCCACCAGCGCACGCGCCGTCTGGTAGCGGGCGGCGGGATCCTTCGCCATCGCGCGGGCCACCACACCGTTGAGGGCACGCGGCAACCCCGGCCGGACCGTGTCGAGCGGGGGCGGAGGCTCGTGGACGTGCATGAACAAGAGCGAGGGCGTCGTGTCGGCGCTGAACGGCGGCCGGCCGCTCAGCATCTCGTGGAGCATCACGCCGAGGGCGTAGAGGTCGGAGCGCTTGTCCACGCTGCCGCCCCGCGCCTGCTCCGGCGACATGTACTGCGGCGTGCCGATGACCATCCGCGCCGAGGTCAGGTTGCTCTGGCCGCCGGCCCGGGCGATGCCGAAGTCGGTCAGCGTGAGCACGTCGCCCGGCTCCACCATGATGTTGGCCGGTTTGATGTCCCGGTGCAGCACGCCGTGTTCGTGGGCGAAGTCGAGCGCGCCGGCGATCTGCTCCAACATCGACAGGGCACGCCGCGGATCGAGCGGACCCTCGCGGTGCAGCAGTTGGGAGAGGCTCTCCCCCTCGATGTAGCGCATCGCGATGTAGTGGGAGCCTTCAGCCTGCCCCACGTCGTAGATGGTGACGATGTGATCGTGCCGGAGGTTCGCGGCGATGCGCGCCTCGCGCAAGAAGCGTTGCACGATTATGTCGTCCTGCGCGAGGGCCGGGTGCAGCAGCTTGAGGGCAACCTGACGCCGCAGTCCAAGCTGCTCGGCCAGGAAGACCGAGGCCATTCCGCCCTGCCCCAGGAGCTTGAGGACCTTGTAATGGCCGATCACCGTGCCGATCACCCTGCGCCTCCTTTCGAGAGACGGTGATGCCCGACGCCTCAGCAGCAGGGCATGCGGGCAGGCACGCTTCCACCATCACTGTGCGCCGAACGGGGGCCAGACGGTGCTGACGAGTGACACTACCTGTCCATGACAACCGTCCGTGCCCGGGGGCACGCGCACGCTCGGCCTGCCGGCAAGGAGAAATCCGCCGTCAGGCGCGCTGCAGCAGCCTCGCGATGGTTGCCAGCAGATCCTCGATGTCGAACGGCTTCGTGAGCGTCGCCGCCACATCCAGCTCGTCGGCGATGGCCCGGGCCTCGCGCGCCCCGGACAGCACCACCACCGGGATGCGGTCCCAGCCGCCTTCGAGCGCCCGCTGAGCCGTGCGGAACGCGCGCCCGTCCATCACCGGCATCATCAGATCCAGCACGATCAGGTCCGGCGTCCAGTCTTCCAGCACGTCGAGCGCATCCCGCCCGTGCAGCGCCCGACGGACCTCGTACCCCTCGTCGCGCAGGACGTCCGTCACGAACTGGGCGATGGATTCCTCATCCTCGACCACCAGTACCCGTCCGGCGCTACCCATCCGTCACCCCCGGCCCCCGCTGGGGATCGTCGTTCGCAGCCCGCTGCCCGGCGTCCGCTGCGTGCCGCTGGCTGCCGGATGGTGCGCCCGCTTCAGCTCGCGCAACAGCAACTCGGCATCGTACGGCCGATCTTCCACGATCGGGAGACGTAGGGCGGAGACGTTCGCCGCGCACGTCACAGACGCGCCGGTTGATTCAAGAGTGCCCAAGAGAGTCCCAGTTGGCGAACGGCTTCCGTGCTCATCTCGAAGCCAATACCGTTGTCCTGCACGAAGTAGGCCACCTCAGCGCTTTCGAGACGCCAGCCCACCGCGATGACGGCCGGCGCGCGGGTCCGGCCGAACTCGATCGCGTTCGACAGCAGATTGGCGAGGACCAGCCGAAGCATGCGCGGGTCACCCTCGGTCGGCAGCAGCGAGCGCCGGGCGCAGCCGGTCATCGCCACCGTCCTGGTCCGGCTCGATACGGCGCACAGGCCTGACCGAGGCGAGGGGGCCGGTACGCTCGGTCATGGGTGTCCCGGCGGCGGGAAGAAGGTCACGGGGTCAGTGACTCCGGGTGGTCTGGACGCACACAAGACGCAATGCGCGGGCATGACGCGCGCGTCTTGGAGAACCTCAGGCGGACAGGGGCGCTGGCTGACAGCCTTCGATGACGCGCTCGATTGACTCAAGCAGGATGTCGAGGTCGAATGGTTTCACGAGACAGCCCGTGCAGCCGTCGCCGGAGGCGGAGAGGTACGCCTGCCCGTCTTTGGGCGCGGCGGTCAGCATCAGCACCGGCAGGCGGGCGGTTCGCTCACTGGCGCGCAGCTTCTCGAGGCACTGCCAGCCGGACATGCCCGGCAACCGTCCGTCCAGAATCATCACGTCTGGCACGGACTGGCCCAGGTGGGCCAGGGCGTCTTCGGCTGACGCGCACGTCCGGACGTCGTACCCCTCGTCACTCAGGAACGCTTCTACGACGTCTCGAATCTGTGGGACGTCATCCACCAGGAGGATAGTAGGCATCAGCGGCTCCTCACGGGCTCACTCCTCTCGCATAAACCGTGCCGAAGGCATGTCTCACCGAGACGTCCACATCCGGCACGGTTTATGCATAAGGGCTGCCGATTTGCGGCGCGGTCCTGTTCCGAGAGAGCACCCTGACGGCAGAATCGTGCGCCTCACGATGAGGCACGGGAGAGGGAAAGGGAGAAGGAGTGGGAGTGGGAGTGGGGCGCACCATACAGCCTGAGGTCAGCGACGATGCACCGCCAGTCGCCCACAGCGTCCTGGCCGGCGGCGGGGAGATGGGCGCGCGCATGCGGGCGTTTGATTGGGCCGCCACACCGCTCGGGCCGGTCGAGCGCTGGCCGCAGGCGCTCAAGACCGCGACCCGCATCCTGCTGACCTCGCGCCAGCCGATGTTCGTGTGGTGGGGCGACGAGCTGACCAACATCTACAACGATGCCTACCGCACCGTCCTGGGTGGCAAGCACCCGGGCGCCCTGGGCCGTCCGGCCAGCGAGGTCTGGCGCGAGATCTGGCCGCAGATCGAGCCGCGCGCGGTTGCCGCGCTGGGCGGCCTCGAAGGCACCTTCGACGAGTCGCTCCTGCTGATCATGGAGCGGAACGGCTACCAGGAGGAGACGTACTACACGTTCTCCTACAGCCCGGTCCCCAACGACGAGGGCGGCGTCGGCGGCATCTTCTGCGCCAACAACGAGGATACCCAGCGGATCATCGGGCAGCGTCAGTTGAGCCTGCTGCGCGAGCTGGCCGCCGCCACTGCCGACGCCCGCACCATCGACGCGGCCTGCACCCTCAGCGCGCGCGGCCTCGCGGCCAACCCGCACGACTTGCCGTTCGCCCTGCTCTACCTCGTCGACCGCGACGGCGAGCGCGCCGTGCTGGCCGGGGCGGCCGGCATCGAGCCTGGACACCCGGCCGCGCCGCACGCGCTGCCACTGACCGCCAGCACGCCGCCCGCGGCGGATGGCACGTCCCTGGCTGCAGGCGGCGTCCGCTGGCCCCTCGGCGAGGTTGCCAGGACCGGCGAGCCGGCCCACCTGATCGATCTCGATGGGTGGGCCGGCATCCTCCCGACAGGCGCCTGGGACCGCCCGCCCTGCCAGGCGGTTGCCTTGCCCGTGACCTCTTCCGGGCGGGCTGGCGTGGCCGGCGTCCTGGTCGCCGGGCTCAACCCGTACCGTCAGTACGACGACACCTACCGAGGCTTCCTCGATCTGGTGGTGGGGCAGATCGCCGCCAGCATGGCGACTGCCCAGGCCTACGAGGACGAGCGCCGCCGCGCCGAAGCCCTGGCGGAGCTGGACCGTGCCAAGACCGTCTTCTTCTCGAACGTCTCCCACGAGTTCCGCACGCCGCTCACCCTCCTGCTCGGCCCGACCGAGGACGCCCTGGCCGACGATCTCCAGCCGCTCCCGCCAGCGCAGCGGGAACGGCTCGAAGTCGCTCGGCGCAACGCCCGCCGCCTGCTGCGGCTGGTCAACACCCTGCTCGATTTCTCGCGCATCGAGGCCGGGCGCGTGCAGGCATCGTATGAGGCAACGAATCTGCCGGCCTTCTCCGCCGATCTGGCCTCCAACTTCCGGTCCGCCGTGGAGCGTGCCAGCCTCACCCTGGTGGTGGACTGCCCGCCACTGCCGGCCGGGGTCACCGCCTACGTGGACCGCGAGATGTGGGAGAAGATCGTCCTCAACCTGATCTCGAACGCCTTCAAGTTCACCTTCGCGGGCAGCATCGCGGTCTCGCTGCGGGTGCGGGGCGACCACGTCGAGCTACAGGTTGCGGACACCGGCACCGGTATCGCCGCCGACGAGCTGCCGAGGGTGTTCGAGCGGTTTCACCGGGTCCACGGTGCGCGGGGCCGGACCCACGAAGGCAGCGGCATCGGGCTGGCGCTCGTGCGAGAGCTGGTGCAGTTGCATGGTGGGACCATCAGCGTCGAGAGCGTGCTGGACCGTGGGACGACGTTCACCGTCACCCTGCCGCTCGGGAAGGAGCACCTGCCGGCCGACCGGATCGGCGTGGCCCGCACGGTCGACTCGACAGCCACGGGCGCAGCGCCGTTCATCGAGGAGGCGATGCACTGGCTGCCGGATGCGCCCTCAGTGGACGACGAGCGGGGCTGGCTCGACGTGCTGGCGTCGGATGCGCCGGCGCTCCGCGCGCCACCGCTCCGCGCGCCGCTGCCAGGCCAGCGGGTCGGCCCGCGCATCCGCGTGCTGCTGGCCGACGACAACCGCGACATGCGGGAGTACGTGACGCGGCTGCTCCAGGGGTTCTACCAGGTCGAGGCGGTGGCGGATGGCGAGGCGGCCCTGCATGCCGCGCGCGCCCGGCGGCCGGGCCTCGTGCTGTCCGACGTGATGATGCCCCGCATGGACGGCTTCGAGCTGGTAGCGGCGCTCCGGGCTGACCCGGCTACCCGCGAGATCCCGATCCTGCTGCTCTCGGCGCGGGCCGGCGAGGAGGCCCGCATCGAGGGCCTGCAAGGCGGCGCGGACGACTACCTGACCAAGCCGTTTTCGGCGCGCGAGCTGCTGGCGCGGGTCGAAACGCAGGTTCAGCTCTCCTTGCTGCGCACCGAGTCCGTGCGCCAGGAGCGCGCCGCCCGCTCTCAGCTTGAGCGGCTGCTGGAGCAGGCGCCAGCCGCCATGTGCCTGCTGGACGGCCCGGACCACGTCTACACCCTGGCGAACGCCCGCTACGTCGAGCTCGTTGGCGACCGCGACGTCATGGGAAAGTCCATCCGTGATGCCCTGCCGGAGCTGGAGGGTCAGGGGATCATCGAGCTGCTGGACCGGGTGTACCAGACGGGCGAGCCGTACGTGGCGAGCGAGCTGCCGGCCCAGCTCGCGGTGGGCGAGGGCGGGGCGCTGAAGACGATCTACTTCAACCTCGTGTACGCGCCCGTGCGGACGGTCGATGGCGCGGTGGAGAGCGTGTTCGTGCATGCCTACGACGTGACGGCGCAGGTCGAGGCGCGGCAGGTTGCCGAAGAGGCGGTGCGGATCCGCGACGAGTTTCTCTCCATCGCCTCCCACGAGCTGCGGAACCCGGTGGCGGGCCTCAAAGGGACGGCCCAGCTGGCCCGTCGCAGCCAGCGCACCGGCCGCCTGGATGCCGAGCGTCTCGAACGGTATCTCTCCTCTATCGAGTCCGGGGCGGGGCGGCTTGCGACGCTCACCGAAGACCTGCTCGACGTGTCACGGCTGCAGCGCGGTGAGCTGCCCCTGCGCCGGCGGCGCATCGACCTGGCGGCCCTGGTGCGGGAGTCGGTGGCGCGGCAGCCACTGGATCCGGCTCAGGTGGTCCGCCTGCAGGTCACGGAAGGCCTCCCGCGGGCCTTCCTCGATCCTGACCGGGTCGAGCAGATCGCGACCAACCTGCTCGACAACGCCGCCAAGTACTCGCCGGACCGGGGTGAGATCCGCGTGACGCTCACATCCGAGGGCGACGGCGTGCTGCTGCTGGTCGAGGATCGTGGCATCGGGCTGCCGCCGGGCGCTGCCGAGCACATCTTCGAGCCGTTTGGACGGGCCCCGAACGCGCAGACCGCGAACATCCCTGGCCTCGGGCTGGGCCTCTACATCTGCCGGCAGATCGCGCAGCAGCACGGCGGCCGGCTCTGGGCTGAGAGCGCTGGCGAAGGCCAGGGCACGACGTTCGCACTGTGGCTGCCGCTGCACGCCGACGGTCAGGCCGACGGGGACGGGCTGGCCGAGCCGCCGAGCGCGCCTGACTGAGCCGCTGCGTAGGCCTGGACCGCTGCCACCTGCCCGGCCGTCTCGACAGACCCCGGCCGCACGCGCCGGATCTCCGCGATGGCCGCCTCAGCCGTCCGCCCCTGCGCCACGAGGTAGCAGGCCAGCACCGTGCCGGTCCGCCCGAGGCCGCCGCCGCAGTGCACGGCGACGCGCCGCCTCTCGGCCTGGGCCTGCCCGAGCGCCGCCACAGCCTGCTCGATCTGCTCGGCGCTCGGCGCGGTGAAGTCGCGAACCGGCAGGTGCAGCTCTGTCATGGCATGCTGGGCGAGCCGCTCCGGCCGGTGGGCGCGCTGGTGGAGGTTGACCAGCAGCGTGATGCCCTGGCCGGCAAGCGCCGCGAGCGCCGCCTCGCGTCGGGGATAGGCGCACGCCAGCACCCGACCATCCAGGACCCACGCACCCGCGTCCGCCAGCACGCCAGCCGCCCGCAGCAGCCTC
This window contains:
- a CDS encoding potassium channel protein → MTLQQRVGQVWLLLMVVGVVGTLGYVVIEGWSLFDGLYMTVITLATIGYGEVYPLSMAGRAFTMVLIVAGVGVVAYGFSTMTALWVEGTVSDVWERRRMERQICALKNHVIVCGGGQTGRHIAEELTKAEMPFVVIELDDGRLQTLRKRDPTILTIAGDATDVEVLKHAGVEQAFGLAACMPADKDNLFTLLTARDLNPNMRIVTRVIADDANARLQKVGADAVVSTSRIGALRIASEMLRPHVVSVLDAMLREPSPIRVQEVRVGVGGAGKTLGALDMQARTGTIVFAMRAAGDRHHIFNPPPDRVLVEDDILILCADPVQVEHARQVAESG
- a CDS encoding protein phosphatase 2C domain-containing protein, whose amino-acid sequence is MFALTTFQARGAIVSDPGRLRPVNEDWCGSLDPDEAGEAAGHPSVWIVADGLSQHGTGRDAARLAVETFLRAGWDHSGQDYGATLQTAAQQANQRLWELGQQARPAEKRWATTVVAAVLRDGETWILAAGDCRAYLLRAGTIRQITRDHTLAAEEVRLGRLRPDEAEHHPGRHTLLRCLGNRPTVQPDLFHERLMAGDRLLLCSDGLFRHVADAELLRIGSQGDPRMTAHRLLELANQRGGTDNITVGIVEIAALPEHEGREWGTGQATTMAPPLSSTSPPLPPASPWPIDSSAHPASNLSTGPSGRPSAAGLGGAMPATRGHAASGMHPEPPVSRLAVLSTAARWIGSHPGLAETLDAILAGALAVAEARRAAILLADEPAARPVFAAGRGLTAADLAADLDARPDADHSTPARLVEQVLQSGQPILAGDAVVADPGLGVQVSANGHGHGHHAGHGSGHDLGQGAALCVPLVAGERCIGALYADAPSVGTAFTLVDLDLLTTFASLSAAAIDSAQLRARYEQQVRQIGSLQTAQDRILRSVSSGIIAVDREGVITSCNRAAAEMLLVDPSAVVGTPLGSILPPRFMLALGAPFAGSGDDPGVTIQGFDMVGELRGRGYVHFEHRLSPLKDDAGGTVGYVLALEDRTFLARLERERREAGAERERIMRIFGGMMSPDVLQEVLRIGGEGSGFGGDRRTLTIMFADIRGFTGLSERLPPEDVVEILNGYLGAATDVILEHKGSIDKYIGDAVMALFGAPAPLENHALQAVRAALAMQKRFAERPAPEGHRASFGIGINTGSGIVGMIGSPDVKSYTAIGDVVNVAARLEGEARAGEVLITDDTYQLVHDDVEVEGLGSIYVKGRVTPVAVYKVLRVREAAERAPAGSPAGRHGERGRL
- a CDS encoding serine/threonine protein kinase, with the protein product MIGTVIGHYKVLKLLGQGGMASVFLAEQLGLRRQVALKLLHPALAQDDIIVQRFLREARIAANLRHDHIVTIYDVGQAEGSHYIAMRYIEGESLSQLLHREGPLDPRRALSMLEQIAGALDFAHEHGVLHRDIKPANIMVEPGDVLTLTDFGIARAGGQSNLTSARMVIGTPQYMSPEQARGGSVDKRSDLYALGVMLHEMLSGRPPFSADTTPSLLFMHVHEPPPPLDTVRPGLPRALNGVVARAMAKDPAARYQTARALVDATRDALTGTSPAGHEAAAGAGAGETSLYEPTVATPAPPPRQTPSPNQAPAPAWGTPAAAASPVSAWPPVAGPLPQGYQQPTSYQPESCQPPGYPPSLPAYQPRAVVTATPPPVQAGPPSTAPAYTPAPAPSPLPAQAASYPGSIPTGPVMLYGADVMTPTGFPVDGRRAPLVNSWLVAFALVIVLIVVLFGGLLVLHQVGLLERMVGPGTPVAVSTVGTTMATPAPAVEEQTTPVPATPSASQTVAAPAAAPTSPPTAVPTPLPAAVPTPTSIPPGDRVVQAQQAAEGGDLTGAISRLETMLGDPEVQVDGAVMDDIHETLRKLYVAHGSRLLEAGRLDESAARFEQALRLAPNDGDALSGQQQVTLARHYARMEAAWGRDDEAAIAALEAIMQVDAGFRDTREKLYALLIAKADRLIAAGDRNGAFPVLTRAQNVIPGRPEARQRLASYTPTPAPRPTTIGRPV
- a CDS encoding response regulator, translated to MGSAGRVLVVEDEESIAQFVTDVLRDEGYEVRRALHGRDALDVLEDWTPDLIVLDLMMPVMDGRAFRTAQRALEGGWDRIPVVVLSGAREARAIADELDVAATLTKPFDIEDLLATIARLLQRA
- a CDS encoding response regulator → MPTILLVDDVPQIRDVVEAFLSDEGYDVRTCASAEDALAHLGQSVPDVMILDGRLPGMSGWQCLEKLRASERTARLPVLMLTAAPKDGQAYLSASGDGCTGCLVKPFDLDILLESIERVIEGCQPAPLSA